CTTTGATGCTACAGGAATTGCACCATGTGTACAAGTGAATTCGCCTAGTAACCTCCTAATTAGTTGTGTGCACTAGTGTAATAGGTGGTTACCATGGTTCAGAAACTAAGTTGTAGATTGTTTAGTTGCCTACCATATTGTGCAAGTTGCTTACCATATAGTGGAAACTTCTCCTGCATGGCTTCAGAAACCAAGTTGCCTACGTCGCTACGAAGTTGGCTACGAGTGATCCTCAATTTCCTACAATACTATGGAAGTTGTCCATAAGGGACCTAAGTTGCCTACGATGTTAAAAGGTTTTTTATGGGATCTAAGTCATCTATCATGATTTCAAATTTCGAAACTATGTGGGGATGGATGGTATAAGATCCGTGTGCTTTCTAGGGGGGAGTCTGCCCGACAACACTACTGAGCACGTGAGTATTGGCTACCCAGGTCGCGATGAGCTCTTTCAAAACTAAACCCCACATGGATATGTACTAATGTTTAAAAAAAGCAACTTTAATGCCAGATGAGGCAACTTTAGTGTTAAACAGAAGCAACTTCACTTCAGTAAATGTAACTAATTACCAACAATAAGCAACGAAATAGTAATAGAGAACAACTTCAAAACAGACGTAAATAACATCACATTGCCTTCATAAGCAACTTTCTTTCTACtagaggcaactttagtgctaaaaATAGGCAACTTCTCTACATTTTGTGTCCTAGTTAATTTTGTATGACATTCTCCTAACTTCCCCACCGGTACTTCTAAGTTTTCTATTGTTCATGTTCGTAAGTCGCTGTTTCTACATTGCCTATAATATTACAATGTCATCTACCATTGATACTCTTTTTGTCTGCTATTGCTAGTTATGGTAGGAAACTTGGTGGTGAATCGAGGCAACTTCAAAGTATTTGTAGGCAACTTAGAAAAATAATGATAAACTACTTCACAATATTGTAGGCAACTATTTCTACAAAGTTAGGCAACTGGGCAGCAATGATAAGCAACTAATTACCAATATCAGGTAACTAGGCGTCAATGTTAGGTAATTTATAGTATTTATAGGCAACTGAACATCAACCGTAGGCAACTAACCATCACACAATAGACAACTGAGTAGCCGTGATAGGCAAGTTGGGGTAATGTTAGCAAAATTCACGGATACACATAGTCCAACGAAGTTGTTTTGTATATAGCACCAAAGGGGTCTGATGTTTTGTGTTTTTTCTCATTTTTATGCAAACCAACCTAATACACGGTCTACTAGGATAAAAAAAGAAGTTGCTTCCGTATAGCATTATAGTTGCCTTCATCGCATCCAAAGTTGCCCAAAAAAAAGAGTTTGACGAAACCTattcatatgggatctagttttgaagaactcgtcgtGAGAAACTCAATGGTGAAAACGGAACTGAATTCCGACGCTTGAATCAAAAGTTATGACTTTTAAGAATTTTTGAACCCCAACAAATGCACGACAAGATCTAGGCTAATTTAACAGGATCACGTGGAAGGAGATGGTGGCAAAGGACCAGGGTGCTTCTTTTTTTGGAAGCGCGTGCGGAGGGACCGGTTGCATTTTCTATATATGGTAAAAGCGCTGGATCATACCAGCAGGCACCCGAGAGCTCGCTAGCCATGTCCAAGTGTGTTTTATTAAATAAAAAAACTTATGGTTAGTAGTCTTGTTCTCTTAAAGAACCATCTGTTTCTTTTAATTGGAAGGCAGTAGCATACACACAAAAAAGTGTAGAAAAGAACAGTGGATCTTCTCATCTGCACACGAAAGCGAAGCCATGTTCATCCATGCAAGTTTGAGCAGAAAAAAAGATCGTCGATCCTACAGCACAGAGTCAAATCCACACAACATATATATTACGTACACATGATTAACCACAAACACAACCCTTTTGCTTTGACTAAACCAAGTTTTCTCTGACCATATGCATCTACCGTCCCATCTGTAACAGTCCGTGGTGCTATGATCTtccccttcttttcttttttcctttgcaaGACAAGAGAGTTTATAGTAGACATCGTAAATGATCTCTTGGCAGTTTCCACAAGACAAAATGCGTCGTAGAAGTGGTCTATGAGTAGAATTTGTATGTCTTGGAATCCAAGATGATCTGTCTGAGCCCTCCGATTGGCGACAGGATCATCAGGCACACCCCAAGGACGATGCAGACCTGAAGATCAtggcacaacacacacacacacaaaaattagGCCGGAGTTGAGATTGACCAAGGAGAGGCATATATATAACTACAGATAGATAGCTTACCCAGTTGGTGAACCATGAGAGGCTGAATCTTTTGGGCTTGTAGATGGCGAGCCACATGACGCAGGGGAGCTGCAGGAATAACAGGTGTTGACTTAGATTAGCAACTCTGAATTTTACCGATTCCTGTGATTAACTCAAGTGGAGTGGATGAGAGAAATGCTTACGAAGTATGTCGTCGGCGCAAAGGCGAACCCGCCGAAGAAGCCGAGCAGCCCACCGAAGAAAGGGAAGGTGATGGCGACGAACATGGTGAACGCTGCAAACAGATGGAATCTCGTCAGTCCTATTCGTTCAGTGTTATTTTCGTCTTTTGGGTGATATGAGAGCCTTATTTAAGTCTGAAGAAGATGAGGAGGCCCTACCAACATAGAGGCTCCGGGCAATCAAGCGGAGTGTGAGGCCGGGAGGGAacttgagcttcttcaccagcaccgtctcgATCATGTCGAACACCGGCATCGCGTAAATCTACAACATGGCGGCGCCGTCCATTAGGGTTCAGTTTCAGGCATATGCTAGAGCTTGTATATACGGATAGCAAAAAGAATTGTtggaaaatgtgtgtgtgtgtacctGGTAGCTTCCGATGACATGGATGACAACCATCATGTTGGCCATGGCGATGAGCCAGGTGGGCTTGTTGAGGGTGATGAGGATGTTGTCGTCGACGCTGTTGCCGAAGGCCCAGTAGCCGATGAGGGCGACGGGGAAGTAGCAGAGCGCGACGACGATGTAGGCCACCACCACGCCCTTCCACATGGGCTTCTTGGACGGCTTCTCCGGCGTGGACGGGATGGTGGCCTGGATCTCCAGCACCACGTTGTGGCCGGCGTACGCGAACGCCACCTCGCCCAGCGCCCCGAAGAAGCCGAACACCTTCCCCGGCGTCGTGGTGGCGCGGAGGTTGTAGTCCACGTTCACCATCTTGCCCTTGTCCACCGACGCGCCCCACGCGATGGTCGAGTAGGACAGCGACATGACGGCGGCGGCCAGGGACACGCCAGAGATGGAGTTGAAGTTGGGCAGCTGCGAGAGGACGAAGTGCACGGACGCGAAGATCATGATGAAGAAGGTGAGCTTGATGTCCTTGCACTTGCCGTCGCAGATCACGTCGTGGAACTTCTTGAGCGACCTCCCGCCGGTGACCATGTACACGATGTTCACGCCCACCTCCACGATCAGCTGCTGCGGCACCACGATCCAGAGCCCCAGCTTGTCGCCGAAGGCGTGCTGCCCGAGCTCGTGGTACCGGTCGAACCGCTTCCCGGGCACCATCTCGTGCATCTCCACCATCTGCCACAGCGTGTAGAGCGTGATCACCCACGAGATGATCAGCACCGCGATGCCAGGGCCCCTGTGGAACCAACCAACAAACAAAAGTTATACACTGCGAAGATCATGATGAAGAAGGTGGTGAATCCATTGAATGGTGGATGGCGTACCAGCCGAGCTCGGACATGGCGTAGGGGAGGCTGAGCACTCCCGCGCCCACCATGGCGGTGACATTGTGGAAGGCCGAGTACCACCACTTGGCGTTCCTCGACGACGTGATAGGGAGCCAGTCGTCGATCTTCTTCTGCTCATCCGTCCTGACATCCTGCGATCAAGTAATCGCCATGCTTGTTAGACATGAACCATGCACAAAACCTCtacaaaaatcctactgagtgaaaaATCTATCAAAAAGTAGGAACCACATATCCATATCTGAATTGTGTACCACATAATCTACTTTCTCTAATCTGTTGAAACCTTCTTGCATTTCCATGGCTTTCGTCTTAAGGAGCAGTGAAAGAAAGGGACAGCAAATCGGCCAGAAAGTTTCAACCCAGTGACGGGACGTCTTTGAATTTTGTAGGTAAAATGGAGTGCTTAGAGATTCCGTTTCTTCTCGGCAGTTGACTTGTCACATGGCCACTCAAGTAGTCGCCAAAGTCAAACTCATGATGCTTAATTGTCACGGCCACCTCATGGCAAAGATAATCTATTTATTTTGTCAAGCACGTTCACATGACAACGGTAACACACTTGTTTATGTAGTTTTGAATCGAAGAAGCCAATCAAACCAGGCTGTGATTTCAAAGCTGCGGTTGAAAGTTGAAACAAGATCGGGCCTCTTTATGTACACCAAGTGGCAGCAGCTTGCAagtgatttctcaaaaaaaaaaaaaaaaaaaaaaacttgcaaGTAGCAGTGCCAGTTGTTACTATCCTAGTTATCTTACTCCTGACACATCTAATCTATAATTAACATATTGTCGTTGGAGAACGTGACAAAGCTAATCTGCTGGATTATGTGTCTAATTTATCTGGCTTGACCCCTTGTTAGCTGTGATGCAATCTCGTGGCAGCAGCTGCCAAAATGCCAACGGCTATTCCAATGTACAGCAACGtgatactagtagtagtacaacagaATATACTGATCCTACTTGTAAGCGATGTTTTTGTCTACTCGTCTAGCATCTTTATTAATACGTATAAATTGGTTGCATACGTCCCAGGATACAGGGACGGATGTGTAACCTTCCTTTTTGAAAATATATTTAAATTTGCATTTTTTGAAATAAGGTGAAAAAGGGCAATTTTGTTACTGTAATtgattcagaacaagttttggtaaCCATGTGTGCAAAGGTGGCAGTGGCTTCCGGAACTTTTGAAATAATTATGTTCTGTCGGAATATGAAAATTCTGCCGGGAGAGACATCCATTCTCTCGGTGGGTTTCCCACAAAATTGCTATGAAAATGCTACACCCTCTgtttataagacgtttttgcagtttaaattgaacgataaaaacgtcttatatttcgaAACAGGGGTAGTGCTATCCTGACTGAGTACGTAGAGTAATATTCTCTCAGTAAAATTTCACGGTGGTAATAAACAGGTAGGGACCTTTATGCGTCCTTTGAGGTTCCAAGGATCATCTAGTGCAAATTGCGGCATGAAGACTCTTGTAAACTAGTACAAATTGTGGAGTATTCTTCCTGGTTTTGGACGCTAAGGCGAAACATAGGACAAAGTACTGAAAAAGGAGAGGGATCGTTCATACTTCACAGTCGAGAGAAGGTGGGCGGGCCATGCGAGAGAGACAACAAGAGACTTTTTcattcttatttttgtttcatgTGATGTCTGAGTCGAAATTTGCTCTAGCCGAGTCAAAATTACAGCACAAGGGCACTCGAGAGGACCAGAACCAATTTTCAGAGAACGGGGGAGAGAGAAGGCAGAATTGGGCAGTTAATGCAAAGCACCGCAAATCACACCGATCATATGACGGGCATGATGCAAACTGTCTAGATACTTTAATCGCCAAATTCTAGAGAGCCTACTGTGGACGGGCATGATGCATAGGGCTGCATCTTCTAGAGAGCGAGAAAAGGGGAGCCGAGCCAGAAAGTAGTAGGGCAAAATCAAGAGTGT
The sequence above is drawn from the Triticum aestivum cultivar Chinese Spring chromosome 7A, IWGSC CS RefSeq v2.1, whole genome shotgun sequence genome and encodes:
- the LOC123147487 gene encoding lysine histidine transporter 2, whose translation is MGTQAAENFEPPAKDVRTDEQKKIDDWLPITSSRNAKWWYSAFHNVTAMVGAGVLSLPYAMSELGWGPGIAVLIISWVITLYTLWQMVEMHEMVPGKRFDRYHELGQHAFGDKLGLWIVVPQQLIVEVGVNIVYMVTGGRSLKKFHDVICDGKCKDIKLTFFIMIFASVHFVLSQLPNFNSISGVSLAAAVMSLSYSTIAWGASVDKGKMVNVDYNLRATTTPGKVFGFFGALGEVAFAYAGHNVVLEIQATIPSTPEKPSKKPMWKGVVVAYIVVALCYFPVALIGYWAFGNSVDDNILITLNKPTWLIAMANMMVVIHVIGSYQIYAMPVFDMIETVLVKKLKFPPGLTLRLIARSLYVAFTMFVAITFPFFGGLLGFFGGFAFAPTTYFLPCVMWLAIYKPKRFSLSWFTNWVCIVLGVCLMILSPIGGLRQIILDSKTYKFYS